A single window of Tamandua tetradactyla isolate mTamTet1 chromosome 25, mTamTet1.pri, whole genome shotgun sequence DNA harbors:
- the LOC143669284 gene encoding putative olfactory receptor 1F12P, with amino-acid sequence MEKGNETSVSEFLLLGFSSWPGQQTLLFALFLCLYLTGLLGNLFILLAIGSDYHLHTPMYFFLANLSLVDLCLPSATVPKMLLNIQSQAQSISYSGCLAQMYFCMMFANMDNFLLTVMAYDRYVAICHPLHYSTIMTQHLCASLVALPWIIAMLNPLLHTLMMTRLHFCSNNIIHHFFCDINSLLPLSCSDTSFNQLMVLAVVGLIFVVPSGCILASYIRIISAVMKVPSAQGKFKAFSTCGSHLALVILFYGAITGVYMSPSSNHSTEKDSVASVIFMVVAPVLNPFIYSLRNNELKGALKKVLGHSKIFSQ; translated from the coding sequence atggaaaagggaaatgaaaccAGTGTCTCTGAATTCCTTCTCCTGGGCTTTTCCAGTTGGCCAGGGCAACAGACCCTCCTCTTTGCACTTTTCCTATGTCTCTACTTAACAGGGCTGTTGGGGAACTTGTTCATCTTGCTGGCCATTGGCTCAGACTATCAcctccacacacccatgtacttcttccttgccaACCTGTCCTTGGTAGACCTCTGCCTTCCTTCAGCTACAGTTCCCAAGATGCTGCTGAACATCCAAAGCCAGGCTCAGTCCATCTCCTATTCTGGTTGCTTGGCTCAGATGTATTTCTGTATGATGTTTGCCAACATGGACAATTTTCTTCTCACAGTGATGGCATATGACcgttatgtggccatctgtcaccctTTGCATTACTCCACCATTATGACCCAGCACCTCTGTGCTTCTCTGGTGGCTTTACCCTGGATCATTGCCATGTTGAATCCCCTCTTGCATACCCTTATGATGACCCGTCTGCACTTCTGCTCCAACAATATCATCCATCATTTCTTCTGTGATATCAACTCTCTCCTTCCTCTATCCTGTTCTGATACCAGCTTTAATCAGTTGATGGTCCTTGCTGTGGTGGGGCTGATCTTTGTGGTACCTTCAGGGTGTATTTTAGCATCCTATATCCGCATAATCTCTGCTGTGATGAAAGTCCCTTCTGCCCAAGGAAAATTCAAGGCTTTCTCCACCTGTGGATCCCATCTTGCCTTGGTCATTCTTTTCTATGGCGCAATCACAGGGGTCTATATGAGCCCCTCATCCAACCATTCAACTGAAAAAGACTCGGTGGCATCAGTAATTTTCATGGTGGTAGCCCCTGTACTGAATCCCTTCATTTACAGCTTAAGGAACAATGAACTGAAGGGGGCTCTAAAGAAGGTCCTGGGCCACAGCAAAATCTTCTCCCAGTAA